From Carassius gibelio isolate Cgi1373 ecotype wild population from Czech Republic chromosome B23, carGib1.2-hapl.c, whole genome shotgun sequence, the proteins below share one genomic window:
- the LOC128011567 gene encoding chemokine XC receptor 1-like, translating to MTDENTTYDYVTEYEALLCRKEVGVKDASIPLLFISVLVLSCIRDILFLVFLALHENLRSLTSVFFLNLAVSNLLFTFGLLFHVSYYWGWTFGEAYCKAEKLLFYLGFYSSVLFLTLMTVQRYMAVVHPLSDWERCRGLLISPFIVWILSGTVALLGSLQSEVMIESGSLYCEYGSIEWKTGIAYFQNAFFFIAFVIIGYCYGRMHQTITKSRTNNRHKTVRLIFFIVLVFFIGWAPYNIVMFLKSLTFSPFTDCEVSIRLDHAKYYACRILAVTQCFVHTVVFLVFADGRFRNSL from the coding sequence ATGACTGATGAGAACACAACATACGACTATGTCACAGAATATGAAGCCCTGTTGTGTCGCAAAGAGGTTGGGGTGAAAGACGCATCTATTCCACTCCTTTTCATTTCAGTGCTTGTGTTGAGCTGCATCCGTGACATCCTTTTTCTGGTTTTCCTTGCACTCCATGAGAACCTTAGATCCCTGACCAGTGTTTTTTTCCTCAATTTAGCTGTGTCAAATCTGCTGTTCACGTTTGGACTTCTGTTTCATGTCTCATACTACTGGGGTTGGACATTTGGAGAGGCTTACTGTAAAGCTGAGAAGCTCCTCTTCTATTTGGGCTTTTACAGCAGCGTGTTGTTCTTGACTCTAATGACAGTTCAGCGTTACATGGCAGTGGTTCATCCTCTGTCCGACTGGGAGAGATGCAGAGGCCTTTTAATCTCTCCTTTTATCGTTTGGATCCTGAGTGGAACGGTTGCACTGCTCGGTTCACTTCAAAGTGAAGTCATGATAGAATCTGGCAGCCTATACTGTGAATATGGCAGCATTGAATGGAAAACCGGCATTGcttattttcaaaatgcttttttcttcATTGCATTTGTGATAATAGGTTACTGCTATGGCAGAATGCATCAGACGATCACAAAATCACGGACTAATAACAGACACAAGACTGTTAgactaatattttttattgtgctgGTGTTTTTTATCGGTTGGGCTCCATATAACATTGTCATGTTCTTAAAATCTTTGACCTTCTCTCCATTCACAGACTGTGAAGTAAGCATAAGACTGGACCATGCCAAATATTATGCATGCCGAATTTTAGCTGTTACACAGTGTTTTGTGCACACTGTTGTGTTTTTAGTTTTTGCAGATGGAAGGTTCCGCAATAGTTTATGA
- the LOC128011565 gene encoding chemokine XC receptor 1: MTEEYREYTQDTENQLCHKEEVVKAGSIVIPVFVGVLVVCSCIGNLLVLVILVLYEKFRLLVNILIFNLAVSDLVFTFGLPFWASYFVWGWTFGDAGCKAVKFLFSLGFYSSVLFLTLMTVQRYMAVVHSLSDWERCRGFSVAPFIIWMLSGTAALLVSLHSQVLENEENLYCEFSSFEAKHADVYFQNVFFLIAFCIMGFCHVRMFQTITRSQTKGRHKTIKLIFCIGLVFFIGWAPYNIVMFLRILQDYEWPSFLDCNVSNNLDYAFYSCRLLAFSHSCFNPVLYALIGEKFQKHLQTILKKICSK, translated from the coding sequence ATGACTGAAGAGTATAGAGAATATACTCAGGATACAGAAAACCAACTGTGTCACAAAGAAGAGGTGGTCAAAGCTGGATCCATTGTTATTCCGGTTTTCGTTGGTGTTCTGGTTGTGTGTAGTTGCATTGGTAACCTGCTGGTTCTGGTCATCCTGGTGCTGTATGAGAAGTTTAGATTGCTGGTCAACATCCTGATCTTCAATTTAGCCGTGTCAGATCTGGTGTTCACGTTTGGACTTCCATTTTGGGCTTCGTACTTCGTCTGGGGTTGGACATTTGGAGATGCTGGCTGCAAAGCTGTGAAGTTTCTGTTCTCTCTGGGTTTTTACAGCAGCGTGTTGTTCTTGACTCTAATGACCGTTCAGCGTTACATGGCAGTGGTTCATTCGCTGTCCGACTGGGAGAGATGCAGAGGGTTTTCAGTTGCTCCCTTTATCATATGGATGTTGAGTGGAACAGCTGCACTGTTAGTCTCCCTTCACAGCCAAGTCTTAGAAAATGAAGAGAATCTTTATTGTGAATTTAGCAGTTTCGAAGCAAAACATGCCgatgtttattttcaaaatgttttcttcttGATTGCATTTTGCATCATGGGATTTTGTCATGTTAGAATGTTCCAGACAATCACACGATCCCAAACAAAGGGGCGACACAAGACTATCAAACTGATATTCTGCATTGGGCTGGTATTCTTCATCGGTTGGGCTCCATACAACATAGTTATGTTCTTGAGAATTCTGCAGGATTATGAATGGCCTTCATTTCTAGACTGTAATGTATCCAATAATCTTGATTATGCATTTTACTCTTGCAGGCTGTTGGCTTTTTCACATTCCTGCTTTAACCCAGTGCTTTATGCTCTAATTGGAGAAAAATTTCAGAAACATTTACAAACAATATTGAAGaaaatatgttcaaaataa
- the LOC128011566 gene encoding chemokine XC receptor 1-like: MTEDMYNYTDDYEDQLCRKEEVVKVGSIVIPLFFTALVVLSCIGNIFVLVFLALCKKFRCLTKVFILNLAVSDLLFTIGLPFWASYYVWGWTFGDAGCKAVKFLFYLGFYSSVLFLTLMTVQRYMAVVHPLSDWERSRGLSLSPYIVWILSLTVALLGSLQSEVMIESGSLYCEYGSIKWKTGIAYFQNAFFFIGFVIMGYCCGRMHQTITKSQTKKSLIFFIVLVFFIGWAPYNIVMFLKSLTIHPFTDCEVSIRLDYAYYACRMLAFSHCCINPVIFVFVDAKFCSTLRKIPRRFCFV, encoded by the coding sequence ATGACTGAGGACATGTACAACTACACAGATGACTATGAAGACCAGTTGTGTCGCAAAGAGGAGGTGGTAAAGGTTGGATCTATTGTCATTCCACTCTTTTTCACAGCACTGGTTGTATTGAGCTGCATCGGCAACATCTTCGTTCTGGTTTTCCTTGCACTCTGCAAAAAGTTCAGGTGCCTGACCAAAGTCTTCATCCTCAATTTAGCCGTGTCAGATCTGCTGTTCACTATTGGACTTCCATTCTGGGCCTCGTACTATGTCTGGGGTTGGACATTTGGAGATGCTGGCTGTAAAGCTGTGAAGTTTCTCTTCTATTTGGGCTTTTACAGCAGCGTGTTGTTCTTGACTCTAATGACCGTTCAGCGTTACATGGCAGTGGTTCATCCTCTGTCCGACTGGGAGAGATCCAGAGGCCTTTCTTTATCTCCTTATATCGTTTGGATTCTGAGTTTAACGGTTGCACTGCTCGGTTCACTTCAAAGTGAAGTCATGATAGAATCTGGCAGCCTATACTGTGAATATGGCAGCATTAAATGGAAAACCGGCATTGcttattttcaaaatgcttttttcttcattggatttgtGATCATGGGTTACTGCTGTGGCAGAATGCATCAGACGATCACAAAATCACAGACTAAGAAGAGTCTCATATTTTTCATCGTCCTGGTGTTTTTTATTGGTTGGGCTCCATATAACATTGTCATGTTCTTAAAATCTTTGACAATCCATCCATTCACAGACTGTGAAGTTAGCATAAGACTTGACTATGCATATTATGCTTGTCGAATGTTAGCTTTCTCCCACTGTTGCATAAACccagtgatttttgtttttgtagatgcaaAGTTTTGTAGTACTTTACGAAAAATTCCAAGGAGGTTTTGTTTTGTGTaa